In Streptomyces ambofaciens ATCC 23877, a single genomic region encodes these proteins:
- the guaB gene encoding IMP dehydrogenase: MTANVDGVPAKFATLGLTYDDVLLLPGPSDMAPDEIDTASYVSRNVRVNIPLLSAAMDKVTESRMAIAMARQGGVGVLHRNLSIEDQANQVDLVKRSESGMVANPITIHPDALLAEADALCAKFRISGVPVTDGAGKLLGIVTNRDMAFETDRSRQVREVMTPMPLVTGKVGISGVDAMELLRRHKIEKLPLVDDHGVLKGLITVKDFVKAEKYPHAAKDGKGRLLVGAAVGVAGDAFERAQALIEAGVDFIVVDTAHGHSRLVGDMVAKIKSNSSGVDVIGGNIATRDGAQALIDAGVDGIKVGVGPGSICTTRVVAGIGVPQVTAIYEASLAAKEAGIPVIGDGGLQYSGDIAKALVAGADTVMLGSLLAGCEESPGELLFINGKQFKSYRGMGSLGAMQTRGDRKSFSKDRYFQEGVASDEQLVPEGIEGQVPYRGPLSSVVHQLVGGLRQSMFYVGGRTVPDLQDNGRFVRITSAGLKESHPHDIQMTVEAPNYSRSK, translated from the coding sequence ATGACTGCCAACGTCGACGGAGTGCCCGCCAAATTCGCGACACTCGGGCTGACCTACGACGACGTGCTGCTGCTGCCGGGCCCGTCGGACATGGCACCCGACGAGATCGACACCGCCTCGTACGTCTCCAGGAACGTGCGGGTCAACATCCCGCTGCTGTCCGCCGCCATGGACAAGGTCACCGAGTCGCGCATGGCGATCGCGATGGCCCGCCAGGGCGGTGTCGGCGTCCTGCACCGCAACCTGTCCATCGAGGACCAGGCCAACCAGGTCGACCTGGTCAAGCGCTCCGAGTCGGGCATGGTGGCCAACCCCATCACCATCCACCCGGACGCCCTGCTCGCCGAGGCCGACGCGCTGTGCGCCAAGTTCCGCATCAGCGGCGTCCCGGTCACCGACGGCGCCGGCAAGCTGCTCGGCATCGTCACCAACCGTGACATGGCCTTCGAGACCGACCGCTCCCGCCAGGTGCGCGAGGTCATGACGCCCATGCCGCTGGTCACCGGCAAGGTCGGCATCTCCGGTGTGGACGCCATGGAGCTGCTGCGCCGCCACAAGATCGAGAAGCTGCCCCTGGTCGACGACCACGGCGTGCTCAAGGGCCTGATCACGGTCAAGGACTTCGTCAAGGCGGAGAAGTACCCGCACGCCGCCAAGGACGGCAAGGGCCGGCTGCTGGTCGGCGCGGCGGTCGGAGTCGCCGGTGACGCCTTCGAGCGCGCCCAGGCGCTGATCGAGGCGGGCGTCGACTTCATCGTCGTCGACACCGCGCACGGCCACTCCCGCCTGGTCGGCGACATGGTCGCCAAGATCAAGTCGAACTCCTCCGGCGTCGACGTCATCGGTGGCAACATCGCCACCCGCGACGGCGCCCAGGCCCTCATCGACGCCGGCGTGGACGGCATCAAGGTCGGCGTCGGCCCCGGCTCCATCTGCACCACCCGCGTCGTCGCCGGCATCGGCGTCCCGCAGGTCACGGCGATCTACGAGGCCTCGCTCGCCGCCAAGGAGGCCGGCATCCCGGTCATCGGCGACGGTGGCCTCCAGTACTCCGGCGACATCGCCAAGGCCTTGGTCGCGGGTGCCGACACGGTGATGCTGGGCTCGCTGCTCGCGGGCTGCGAGGAGTCCCCGGGCGAGCTGCTCTTCATCAACGGCAAGCAGTTCAAGTCGTACCGGGGCATGGGCTCGCTCGGCGCCATGCAGACGCGCGGCGACCGCAAGTCGTTCTCCAAGGACCGCTACTTCCAGGAGGGCGTCGCCTCCGACGAGCAGCTGGTCCCCGAGGGCATCGAGGGCCAGGTGCCCTACCGCGGCCCCCTCTCCTCGGTCGTCCACCAGCTGGTCGGCGGTCTGCGCCAGTCGATGTTCTACGTCGGCGGCCGGACCGTGCCGGACCTCCAGGACAACGGGCGGTTCGTGCGGATCACCTCCGCCGGTCTCA